The sequence TTTTCGGCGCGGACCGTTTGGGCGCGGTGAGGATGACGGGCCGACCGTCGATGAGGTAGCCGGGCCCGACCGGAAACGGCTTGCGGCGCCCGTGCCGATCTTCGAGTTCCATTCGGCCGTACTCGATTCGGACGACCGCGCCGACGTATCCGGTCTGGGCGTCCTCGACCACCAGGCCGAGCTCGACCGGATGCTCGGTGGACCGGACTTTGCGGTCATGCGGGTTGTTGGCAAGGACGTCGAAGCCATAGCGATCAGCCACCGGGTGATCGTAGGGTCACCTGCGTGCTGCTCACCCGCGACACGGCCGAGGCAATCGCTAACGGGACCATCACAGTGGTGCTGCGCCGCTGGGATGCGCCGCGGGTGAAGCCGGGCCGCACACAACGCACGCTGGCCGGCACCATCCGCGTCGACGACGTCATCGAATACCCGGGCGACTATCGCGTCACCGCGGCGCAGGCACGCGCGGCGGGCTATCCGGACGCCGAGGCCGCGCAGAAGGACCTAGACCGCCGGTCGGCGAAGCACACCTACGTGATCGCGGTGTCTTATCTGGGCCCCGACGAGCGGCCCGACCTCGCCGCCGACGACCAATTGTCGGATGCCGATGTCGCCGCGATCACCGCGCGTCTCGACCGCTGGGACGCCGCAACGCACCCGTGGACCCGGCAGTACCTGAAGATGATCGCGGCCAACGAGGCCGTGCGCGCACCGGATCTGGCCGCGCGGGTCGGTCTGGACGTGCCACGGTTCAAGCGCCGGGTGCGCCAGCTCAAGGGGCTGGGGTTGACGATCAGCCTCGACGTCGGTTACCGACTGTCGCCGCGCGGCCACGCCTATCTGCGCCTGGTCCGGCGATGATGGACGGATGACGGATCTGTATTCGTACGGCCCCTGGGCGGTGATCGCGGGCGGCTCCGAGGGGGTCGGCGCGGAGTTCGCGCGGCTGCTCGCCGAAGCGGGGCTCAACCTGGTGCTCATCGCGAGGAAACCCGCGCCGCTCGAGCAGACGGCCGAGGCGTGCCGTTCCGTGGGTGTCGAGGTACACACGCTGGCAGTCGATTTGGTGGCCGCTGATGCCGTCGGCCGGATCGTCGATGCGACCGCCGACCACGAGGTGGGCCTGCTCGTCTACAACGCGGGCGCCAACACCTGCAGTGAGCATTTCCTCGACGGCGCGCTGGCCGATTTCCAGAAGGTGATCGACCTGAACATCACCACCATGCTCGCGTTGGCGCAGCACTTCGGCCGACCGATGCGCGAGCGCCGCCGCGGCGGAATCCTCATGGTCGGATCCATGGCCGGCTATCTGGGCTCGGTTCGGCACACCGTCTACGGCGGGGTGAAGGCGTTCGGCCGGATCTTCGCCGAGAGCCTGTGGCTGGAGCTGCGCGAGCACAACGTCCACGTGCTGGAGCTGGTGCTCGGCGTGACGCGCACCCCGGCGATGGAGCGGGTCGGCCTGAACTTCGACGTGCCGGGGCTGCGGGTCGCCGAGCCCGCCGAGGTCGCCCGCGAAGGGCTCGAGCAGCTGCCGCACGGACCCGTCTTCGTGGCGGGCGGCAACACCGAGGACGTCGCGCGACGCAACGATCCCGACCGCGCCAAAGTGGTGCTGGGCACGCATCGCTTCATGCAGAAGCTGATGAACGACGGCTAGTTTCGCGCCCCGGCACCCACCGGGTAGAAACGTCATCGTGCGGATGGGCTTGTCGACACCGGTGGTGGTGCAGGTGCCCGGTGCCGCCTCGG comes from Mycolicibacterium pulveris and encodes:
- a CDS encoding SDR family NAD(P)-dependent oxidoreductase, which produces MTDLYSYGPWAVIAGGSEGVGAEFARLLAEAGLNLVLIARKPAPLEQTAEACRSVGVEVHTLAVDLVAADAVGRIVDATADHEVGLLVYNAGANTCSEHFLDGALADFQKVIDLNITTMLALAQHFGRPMRERRRGGILMVGSMAGYLGSVRHTVYGGVKAFGRIFAESLWLELREHNVHVLELVLGVTRTPAMERVGLNFDVPGLRVAEPAEVAREGLEQLPHGPVFVAGGNTEDVARRNDPDRAKVVLGTHRFMQKLMNDG